The nucleotide sequence TCTTTGGCTATAATTGCAACAATTTTACGATGCAGGGATGAATGATGAAAATTGCCATTATGGGGGCCATGGTCGAAGAGGTGGAGCCGTTCCTCGACGCGGGTGAGCACGAGCCGCTGCTCAAATATTTCAAGAAGCACAATGACGTCGAATATGCCGGTAACCTCTACCACGAGGCGCGTTTCAAAGGCCTTGATATCGTGCTGGGCTACAGCAAGATCGGCAAGGTGAACGCGGCACTGACCGCCGCGACAATGCTCGAAAAGTTCGGCTGCGAGATGCTCCTTTTCACCGGGGTCGCGGGCGCGGTGAATCCCGAACTGAAAATCGGCGATCTGATCGCCGCGACGCAGCTGTGTCAGCACGATCTCGATATCACGGCATTCGGTCACCCGCACGGTTATGTGCCCGAAGGCAAGGTCTATGTCGAACCGTCCCGCGAGCTCCTGCGTATGGCCAAGAGCGTTGCCGAGGAGAAGGGGATCGAACTCAAAGGGGGGATCATCGCGACCGGTGATCAGTTCATCGCGGATACGGAGCGTAAGGCGTGGATCGAAAAGACGTTCGAGGCGGACGCCATCGAGATGGAGGGGGCGGCCGTCGCCGTCGTTTGCGATGCGATGCAGGTCCCCTTCTTTGTCCTGCGTGCGATCAGCGATGCCGCTGACATGGATGCAACCTTCGATTTTGACGAGTTTCTGAAACACTCTTCGCAGGTCAGCAGCAGTTTCGTCATGGGGATGCTGGAGAAGATCGCCGCCGCCCATGGTCAGTAAAAAAATCATGCGGCAGCTCGGCCGCACCAACGCCGCGTTCAACCTGGTCGAGGAGGGGGACCGTATCCTTGTCGGCCTCTCGGGCGGGAAAGACTCCCTGACCCTGATTCACGCCATGAAGGAACAGCAGCGCCGCGCCCCTTTCAACTTCGAGTTGGTCGCCGTGACCGTCGCTTACGGCATGGGGGAGGATTTTTCCGCGCTGATTGAACATTGCCGGGAGCACGGCATCGAGCACCATATCCACGATACGAATATCTATGATACGGCCAAAGAGAAGATCCGCAAGAACTCCTCGTACTGCAGTTTCTTTTCCCGGATGCGCCGGGGGTCGCTCTACAGCGCCGCGGAGAAGTTCGGGTGCAACAAGGTCGCCTTGGGGCATCACCTCGATGACGCGGCCGAGAGCTTTTTTATGAACCTGATCTACAACGGGCACCTGCGCTCGCTCGCGCCGAAATACCGCGCGGACAACGGCCTCGTTGTTATCCGTCCGCTGATCCAGATGCGCGAACGCCAGCTTGCGGCCGCCGCGCACGACAACGGCTGGCCGACCATTGGGGACGAGGCGTGCCCCTCCATGCGCTTCGATGTCAAGATGCCCTACGCGCGTGCCGAGATGAAAACGATGCTCTCGGAGATGGAGGGCAAATACCCCGACCTCTTCACGTCGATCAACGCGGCGTTCGGCCACATCTCCGACGACAGCTTTTTCGACCCGGAGCGTTTTTCGCTCTAGCGCCGCCTCCGGGAGCGGTGGCGGCGTACGGAGATGATCCAGAGCCGCTGGACAAGGTAATAGCCCGCAGCGGCAAAAAGGGTTGAGTAGAAGAGGGCGCCCGTATAGAGCGGCGCGACGATGTCGTCGAAATGGTGTTCGAACCACTCCAGGCTCATGGCGACGTGGGGCAGGTCATGCATACCGAGCAGGAAGCCGCCGGTTTTGTACTCGACATAGTAGATGAAGGGCATCGTTGCGGGGTTGGTGATCCAGACCAGGGCGATGGAGAGCGGCAGGTTGAAGCGGAAAAGCGGCTGCAGCAGGACGATGGCGACCATCTGTGCCGGCATCGGGATAAAGGCGACGAAGAGGCCGACGAGAACGCCTTTTGCAACTGCATGCCTGTTCACACTCAAAAAAGCACGCGGGATTTTGTAGCGGGTGATGAGGTCGGCATATTTCTCGTTGAAGCGGCTGCGTTTGAAAAACCGTCGGATCATGCCGTCACCCTGTGTAAAAAGTCGCAGTATTATAACTGCTTTAATGGAATCGCCTATTAAGGAACAGATAAAATTTGTTTAAATGATAGTCGATATAATTTTACCTAATTTTTATAACCGAATGATTTCAAAGGAAGAGAATGTCAAGTCTTAACGTATATCCGGACAAAGAGATGCTGGAAAACTCCGATATGGTCGTCGTCGATATCCGCACCGAAATGGAGTGGATGCAGACGGGTGTCGTTCCGGGATGCAAAACAGTCACCTTTTTCCAGATGGACGGCAGTTACGATGCCGAGGGATTTATGAAGGCGATGGATGCGCTCGGCGGCAAAGAGAAAGAGATCGGTTTTATCTGCCGTACCGGTTCCCGCACGGCGCAGGTCGCCATGTTCATGAAACAGCAGGGCTACAACGTCAAGAACCTCGCCGGCGGCGTCATGAAACTGATGAGCGAGGGCTACGAACTCGCCCCCTACAAGGGCTGATCGCCCTCCCGCGCCGAGACGAACTCGCTGCGCAGCTCCCCGAATAGTCTCAAAATACTCTGCTGATACGCGGTGATGTCGGGGTCATCCTGGCATGC is from Sulfurimonas sp. HSL-1656 and encodes:
- a CDS encoding 5'-methylthioadenosine/adenosylhomocysteine nucleosidase, yielding MMKIAIMGAMVEEVEPFLDAGEHEPLLKYFKKHNDVEYAGNLYHEARFKGLDIVLGYSKIGKVNAALTAATMLEKFGCEMLLFTGVAGAVNPELKIGDLIAATQLCQHDLDITAFGHPHGYVPEGKVYVEPSRELLRMAKSVAEEKGIELKGGIIATGDQFIADTERKAWIEKTFEADAIEMEGAAVAVVCDAMQVPFFVLRAISDAADMDATFDFDEFLKHSSQVSSSFVMGMLEKIAAAHGQ
- a CDS encoding ATP-binding protein, whose product is MVSKKIMRQLGRTNAAFNLVEEGDRILVGLSGGKDSLTLIHAMKEQQRRAPFNFELVAVTVAYGMGEDFSALIEHCREHGIEHHIHDTNIYDTAKEKIRKNSSYCSFFSRMRRGSLYSAAEKFGCNKVALGHHLDDAAESFFMNLIYNGHLRSLAPKYRADNGLVVIRPLIQMRERQLAAAAHDNGWPTIGDEACPSMRFDVKMPYARAEMKTMLSEMEGKYPDLFTSINAAFGHISDDSFFDPERFSL
- a CDS encoding DUF2062 domain-containing protein, with the translated sequence MIRRFFKRSRFNEKYADLITRYKIPRAFLSVNRHAVAKGVLVGLFVAFIPMPAQMVAIVLLQPLFRFNLPLSIALVWITNPATMPFIYYVEYKTGGFLLGMHDLPHVAMSLEWFEHHFDDIVAPLYTGALFYSTLFAAAGYYLVQRLWIISVRRHRSRRRR
- a CDS encoding rhodanese-like domain-containing protein, encoding MSSLNVYPDKEMLENSDMVVVDIRTEMEWMQTGVVPGCKTVTFFQMDGSYDAEGFMKAMDALGGKEKEIGFICRTGSRTAQVAMFMKQQGYNVKNLAGGVMKLMSEGYELAPYKG